One part of the Bradyrhizobium sp. CB1650 genome encodes these proteins:
- a CDS encoding ABC transporter ATP-binding protein, translating into MDAINQPLLAVRDLSVAFHQGGATTLAVDKVSFQIKRGECVALVGESGSGKSVSALSILKLLPYPNASHPSGSIRFKGRELIDQSEQQMREIRGSDISIIFQEPMTSLNPLHTIEAQIGEIIQLHNPTSNAEARRRTLELLTQVGIPEPETRLKSYPHQLSGGQRQRVMIAMALANEPDLLIADEPTTALDVTVQAQILGLLAEIRARLGMSLLFITHDLGIVRRIADHVCVMNSGKIVEQGPVEQVFKSPKHPYTRDLLAAEPKPDPAPPQPGAPVVMSANEIKVWFPIKRGLMRKTVGHIKAVDGVSVAVRKGETLGVVGESGSGKTTLGLALLRLISSNGRIVFLGNDIQGLRFKEMRPFRRDMQIVFQDPFGSLSPRMSIADIIGEGLSVHQPKLSREEREARVVKALEDVGLNPETRFRYPHEFSGGQRQRISIARAIVLEPDFVVLDEPTSALDMLFQAQMVDLLRELQRKRDLTYMFISHDLRVVASLASHLIVMRGGKVVEEGQAAELFKTPKTDYTRALFAAAFRLETAGNGSVAT; encoded by the coding sequence ATGGACGCGATCAACCAGCCCCTGCTTGCCGTGCGCGACCTCTCGGTGGCCTTCCATCAGGGCGGCGCCACCACGCTTGCGGTCGACAAGGTCTCGTTCCAGATCAAGCGCGGCGAATGCGTGGCGCTGGTCGGCGAGTCCGGATCCGGCAAATCGGTCAGCGCGCTCTCGATCCTCAAGCTCTTGCCGTATCCGAACGCCTCGCATCCGTCGGGCAGTATCCGTTTCAAGGGGCGCGAGCTGATCGACCAGTCCGAGCAGCAGATGCGGGAGATCCGCGGCAGCGACATCTCCATCATCTTCCAGGAGCCGATGACCTCGCTCAACCCGCTGCACACGATCGAGGCGCAGATCGGCGAGATCATCCAGCTCCACAATCCGACCAGCAATGCAGAGGCGCGCCGCCGGACACTGGAGTTGCTGACGCAGGTCGGCATCCCCGAGCCAGAGACGCGGCTCAAGAGCTATCCGCATCAGCTCTCCGGCGGCCAGCGCCAGCGCGTGATGATCGCGATGGCGCTCGCCAACGAGCCGGATCTTCTGATCGCGGACGAGCCGACCACGGCGCTCGACGTCACCGTGCAGGCGCAGATCCTGGGACTGCTCGCCGAGATCCGCGCCCGGCTCGGCATGAGCCTGCTCTTCATCACCCACGATCTCGGCATCGTGCGCCGCATCGCCGACCACGTCTGCGTGATGAACAGCGGCAAGATCGTCGAGCAGGGACCGGTCGAGCAGGTCTTCAAGAGCCCGAAACATCCCTATACGCGCGACCTCCTGGCCGCGGAGCCGAAGCCCGATCCGGCGCCGCCGCAGCCGGGCGCGCCGGTGGTGATGTCGGCCAACGAGATCAAGGTCTGGTTTCCGATCAAGCGCGGGCTGATGCGCAAGACGGTCGGCCACATCAAGGCGGTCGACGGCGTCAGCGTCGCCGTGCGCAAGGGCGAGACGCTCGGCGTCGTCGGCGAGTCCGGCTCCGGCAAGACCACGCTGGGGCTGGCGCTATTGCGGCTGATTTCCTCGAACGGGCGCATCGTTTTCCTGGGAAACGACATCCAGGGCCTCCGCTTCAAGGAGATGCGTCCCTTCCGGCGCGACATGCAGATCGTATTCCAGGATCCGTTCGGTTCGCTCAGCCCGCGCATGTCGATCGCCGACATCATCGGCGAAGGGCTGTCGGTGCATCAGCCAAAGCTGTCGCGCGAGGAGCGCGAGGCCCGCGTCGTCAAGGCGCTGGAGGATGTCGGGCTCAATCCGGAGACGCGCTTCCGCTATCCGCACGAATTCTCCGGCGGCCAGCGTCAGCGCATCAGCATCGCCCGTGCGATCGTGCTCGAGCCCGATTTCGTCGTGCTGGACGAGCCGACCAGCGCGCTCGACATGCTGTTCCAGGCGCAGATGGTCGATCTTCTGCGCGAGCTTCAGCGCAAGCGCGACCTCACCTACATGTTCATCTCGCACGATTTGCGCGTGGTCGCCTCGCTCGCGAGCCATCTCATCGTGATGCGCGGCGGCAAGGTGGTCGAGGAAGGCCAGGCCGCCGAGCTGTTCAAGACTCCGAAGACGGACTACACGCGCGCCCTGTTTGCGGCCGCGTTCCGGCTGGAGACGGCCGGGAACGGTTCGGTGGCGACGTAG
- a CDS encoding ABC transporter permease produces the protein MTLTAPTPIETTARTPLGEAVPITRKSFAPSPLNKRRWQNFKANRRGYWSFWIFMVLFVVSLFAELIANDRPFLIKYDGHLYWPAFVTYSETTFGGDFETAADYRDPYLQKLIKDKGGTIVWPLIRYSYDTHNLDLPTPAPSPPTWMLTEKQCQPVVEKKGLKSCRDLEYNWLGTDDQGRDVVARLIYGFRISVLFGLCLTIVSSIIGVAAGGIQGYFGGWIDLTFQRFIEIWTAIPSLYLLLILSSVLVPGFFVLLGILLLFSWVSLVGLVRAEFLRGRNFEYIQAARALGVSNAVIMFRHLLPNAMVATMTFLPFIVSSSVMTLTALDFLGFGLPPGSPSLGELLSQGKSNVQAPWLGFTGFFSVAIMLSLLIFIGEAVRDAFDPRKTFR, from the coding sequence ATGACGCTGACCGCACCAACCCCGATCGAGACCACCGCGAGGACGCCGCTCGGCGAGGCCGTGCCGATCACGCGCAAGTCGTTCGCGCCGTCGCCGCTCAACAAGCGGCGTTGGCAGAATTTCAAGGCGAACCGGCGCGGCTACTGGTCGTTCTGGATCTTCATGGTCCTGTTCGTGGTGTCGCTGTTCGCCGAGCTGATCGCTAACGACCGGCCGTTCCTGATCAAATATGACGGCCATCTCTACTGGCCGGCTTTCGTCACCTATTCTGAGACCACCTTCGGCGGCGATTTCGAGACTGCGGCGGACTACCGCGATCCCTATTTGCAGAAGCTGATCAAGGACAAAGGCGGCACCATCGTCTGGCCGCTGATCCGCTATTCCTACGACACCCACAATCTCGACCTGCCGACACCTGCGCCGTCGCCGCCGACCTGGATGCTCACTGAGAAACAGTGTCAGCCGGTCGTCGAGAAGAAGGGCCTGAAGAGCTGCCGCGACCTCGAATACAACTGGCTCGGCACCGACGATCAGGGCCGCGACGTGGTGGCGCGGCTGATCTACGGCTTCCGCATCTCGGTCCTGTTCGGCCTGTGTCTCACCATCGTATCGTCGATCATCGGTGTCGCGGCCGGCGGCATCCAGGGCTATTTCGGCGGCTGGATCGATCTCACCTTCCAGCGCTTCATCGAGATCTGGACCGCGATTCCCTCACTCTATCTGCTCCTGATCCTGTCCTCGGTGCTGGTGCCGGGCTTCTTCGTGCTGCTCGGTATCCTCTTGCTGTTCTCCTGGGTGTCGCTGGTCGGCCTCGTGCGCGCGGAGTTCCTGCGCGGGCGCAATTTCGAATACATCCAGGCCGCGCGCGCGCTCGGCGTGTCGAATGCGGTGATCATGTTCCGGCATTTGCTGCCGAACGCGATGGTGGCGACCATGACGTTCCTGCCGTTCATCGTCTCGTCCTCGGTGATGACGCTGACGGCGCTGGACTTCCTCGGCTTCGGCCTGCCGCCCGGTTCACCCTCGCTCGGCGAGCTCTTGTCGCAGGGCAAGTCGAACGTGCAGGCGCCGTGGCTCGGCTTCACCGGCTTCTTCTCGGTCGCGATCATGCTGTCGCTCTTGATCTTCATCGGCGAAGCCGTGCGCGACGCCTTCGATCCGCGCAAGACGTTCAGGTAG
- a CDS encoding microcin C ABC transporter permease YejB produces the protein MSAYIARRILLMIPTLLGILFVSFIVVQFAPGGPVERVIAQLSGADTGGSSRISGGGDFAQRAPGQVGAGGDAINSKYRGAQGLDPDFIKKLEAQFGFDKPAPERFALMVWNFARFDFGKSYFRDVSVIQLIKEKLPVSISLGIWLTLITYLISIPLGIRKAVKDGTRFDTWTSAAIIIGFAIPGFLFAILLIILFAGGSFFNLFPLRGLTSDGWSQFPWYWKIIDYFWHLVLPLISMGLSAFATMTLLTKNSFLDEIRKQYVMTARAKGCGERQVLYGHIFRNAMLIVIAGFPGAFIHAFFSGSLLIETIFSLDGLGLLSFESVLNRDYPVVFGTLYIFSLVGLVVNLISDLTYMWIDPRIDFEAREV, from the coding sequence ATGAGCGCCTATATCGCCCGCCGCATCCTCCTGATGATCCCGACGCTGCTCGGGATCCTCTTCGTGTCCTTCATCGTCGTGCAATTCGCGCCGGGCGGTCCGGTCGAGCGCGTGATCGCGCAGCTCTCCGGCGCCGATACCGGCGGCAGCTCGCGCATTTCGGGCGGCGGCGACTTCGCGCAGCGTGCGCCGGGGCAGGTCGGCGCCGGCGGCGACGCCATCAACTCGAAATACCGCGGCGCGCAGGGCCTCGATCCTGATTTCATCAAGAAGCTCGAAGCGCAGTTCGGCTTCGACAAGCCCGCACCGGAGCGCTTCGCACTGATGGTGTGGAATTTCGCCCGCTTCGATTTCGGCAAGAGCTATTTCCGCGACGTCAGCGTGATCCAGCTCATCAAGGAGAAGCTGCCGGTCTCGATCTCGCTCGGAATCTGGCTGACGCTGATCACCTATCTGATCTCGATTCCGCTCGGCATCCGCAAGGCGGTGAAGGACGGCACGCGCTTCGACACCTGGACGTCGGCTGCGATCATCATCGGCTTTGCGATTCCCGGCTTCCTGTTCGCGATCCTCCTGATCATCCTGTTCGCGGGCGGCTCGTTCTTCAATCTGTTTCCGCTCCGCGGCCTGACCTCGGACGGCTGGTCGCAGTTCCCCTGGTACTGGAAGATCATCGACTATTTCTGGCACCTGGTCCTGCCGCTGATCTCGATGGGCCTCAGCGCGTTCGCGACCATGACGCTGCTCACCAAGAACTCGTTCCTGGACGAGATCCGCAAGCAATACGTCATGACCGCGCGCGCCAAGGGCTGCGGCGAGCGCCAGGTGCTCTACGGTCACATCTTCCGCAACGCGATGCTGATCGTGATCGCGGGATTCCCGGGCGCGTTCATCCACGCCTTCTTCTCGGGCTCGCTCCTGATCGAGACCATCTTCTCGCTCGACGGGCTCGGGCTGCTCAGTTTCGAGAGCGTGCTCAACCGCGATTATCCCGTCGTGTTCGGCACGCTCTACATCTTTTCGCTCGTCGGCCTCGTGGTCAATCTGATCTCCGATCTGACCTATATGTGGATCGACCCGCGGATCGACTTCGAGGCGCGGGAGGTCTGA
- a CDS encoding extracellular solute-binding protein: MAQLSRRHVLALGAGSALSAAGLRGAAASEAPPDVHGISAFGDLKYPADFHHFDYVNVDAPKGGTFSLIPSVRAYNQSYQTFNSLNAFILKGDGAQGMDMTFAPLMVRANDEPDAMYGLAAKSVQISPDKLVYRFTMRPDAKFHDGTKLTAHDAAFSLTALKTKGHPLIIVQMRDMISAEAIDDATLVVTFAKGRARDVPLYVANLPIFSQAYYATRAFDESSLETPLGSGPYKVGKFEVNRYIEYERVKDWWAADLPACRGSYNFDVVRYEFYRDRDVAFEGFTGKNYLYREEFTSRIWATRYDFPAVKDGRVKLEVVPDDTPSGAQGWFINTRREKFKDARVREALINAFDFEWTNKTIMYGAYARTVSPFQNSDLMVDAGPPSPEELKLLEPFRGQVPGEVFAAPFVPPVSDGSGQDRSLLRKAQQLLNEAGFPIKDGKRLLPNGEVFRIEFLAEEPSLQPHHAPYIKNLATLGIEASLRLVDAVQYRARVEDFDFDMTIQRFSMSATPGDAMRAFFSSQVAATKGSYNLAGVASPAIDAMIEKIIAAESRDELTVACHAFDRLFRAGRYWVPQWYNKTHRLAYWDQFGHPQKLPRYANGVGAPDIWWYDRARAAKLEQAKQP; encoded by the coding sequence ATGGCGCAGCTTTCACGCCGGCACGTGCTGGCCTTAGGCGCAGGCAGCGCGCTCAGCGCCGCCGGGCTGCGTGGCGCGGCGGCGTCGGAGGCGCCCCCCGACGTCCACGGCATCTCGGCGTTCGGCGATCTCAAATATCCCGCCGACTTCCATCACTTCGACTACGTCAATGTCGACGCGCCGAAGGGCGGCACGTTTTCGCTCATCCCGTCGGTGCGCGCCTACAACCAGTCCTACCAGACCTTCAACTCGCTCAACGCCTTCATCCTCAAGGGCGACGGCGCGCAGGGCATGGACATGACCTTTGCGCCGCTGATGGTGCGGGCGAACGACGAGCCTGATGCGATGTACGGGCTTGCCGCCAAGTCCGTGCAGATATCGCCCGACAAGCTGGTCTATCGCTTCACCATGCGGCCGGACGCGAAATTCCATGACGGCACGAAGCTCACCGCCCACGATGCGGCGTTTTCGTTGACGGCGTTGAAGACCAAAGGTCATCCGCTGATCATCGTGCAGATGCGCGACATGATCAGCGCGGAAGCCATCGATGATGCGACACTGGTCGTTACCTTCGCCAAGGGGCGCGCGCGCGATGTGCCGCTCTATGTCGCGAATCTGCCGATCTTTTCGCAAGCGTATTACGCCACGCGGGCGTTCGACGAATCATCTCTGGAGACCCCGCTGGGCTCGGGCCCGTACAAGGTCGGGAAATTCGAGGTCAATCGCTACATCGAATACGAGCGGGTGAAGGACTGGTGGGCTGCCGATCTGCCGGCCTGCCGGGGCAGCTACAATTTCGATGTCGTGCGCTATGAATTCTATCGCGATCGCGATGTCGCCTTCGAGGGCTTCACCGGCAAGAACTATCTCTATCGCGAGGAATTCACCTCACGCATCTGGGCGACGCGTTATGATTTTCCCGCCGTCAAGGACGGTCGCGTCAAGCTCGAGGTCGTGCCCGACGATACGCCCTCCGGCGCGCAAGGCTGGTTCATCAACACGCGGCGCGAGAAGTTCAAAGACGCGCGCGTGCGCGAGGCCTTGATCAACGCCTTCGATTTCGAATGGACCAACAAGACCATCATGTACGGCGCGTATGCCCGTACGGTATCGCCATTTCAGAATTCCGACCTCATGGTCGATGCCGGGCCTCCCTCTCCGGAGGAGCTGAAGCTGCTGGAGCCGTTCCGCGGTCAGGTGCCTGGCGAGGTGTTCGCCGCTCCCTTCGTGCCTCCGGTTTCGGATGGATCGGGGCAGGACCGCAGCCTGCTGCGAAAGGCGCAGCAGCTCCTGAACGAAGCGGGTTTTCCGATCAAGGACGGCAAGCGGCTGCTGCCGAACGGCGAGGTGTTCAGGATCGAATTTTTGGCGGAAGAGCCCTCGCTCCAGCCGCATCATGCTCCGTACATAAAGAATCTCGCGACGCTCGGCATCGAGGCGAGTTTACGCCTGGTCGACGCCGTTCAATACCGGGCGCGCGTCGAAGATTTCGACTTCGACATGACGATCCAGCGCTTCAGCATGTCGGCAACGCCCGGCGACGCCATGCGCGCATTCTTCTCTTCGCAGGTCGCGGCTACCAAGGGATCTTACAACCTTGCCGGCGTTGCCAGCCCCGCGATCGATGCCATGATCGAGAAGATCATCGCGGCTGAAAGCCGCGACGAGCTGACCGTCGCCTGCCATGCTTTCGACCGTCTGTTCCGCGCCGGCCGCTATTGGGTGCCGCAATGGTATAACAAGACGCACCGTCTGGCTTATTGGGATCAGTTCGGCCATCCGCAGAAGCTGCCACGTTACGCGAACGGCGTCGGAGCGCCGGACATCTGGTGGTACGATCGCGCCAGGGCGGCCAAGCTCGAGCAGGCGAAGCAGCCATGA
- a CDS encoding extracellular solute-binding protein, producing the protein MAITRRDLLLTSAAAAALPALGSVAGVPVVAAAEAQSAGELPWRHALSLFGDIKYPADFKRFDYVNPDAPKGGIARLISLGTFDNFNIAVAGIKGSLAPAAALIYETLMTRAQDEVATEYGELAEVAQHPDDFSWVTYRLRKEARWHDGKPVTPEDVIFSLETLKKQSPMYASYYRHVVKAEKSGEREVKFTFDAPGNRELPTIVGELTVLPKHWWEGADAQGRKRDISATTLEPPLGSGPYRIKEFVAGRSIKLERVKDYWGANVPSQIGTNNFDELRFEFFRDNLVALEAFKADQADWIAENSAKQWATAYDFPAVTEKRVIKEEFPINDSGRMQAFVFNIRRPQFKDARLRRAFNYAFDFEEMNKQLFYGQYSRIKSYFEGTELACSGLPEGPELQILETVKDKVPPEVFTTAYQNPVGGNPEAVRANLREAAKLLKEAGFEVRDHKLVDASGKPLSVEILVQDPSSERIALFYKPSLERIGVGASIRVVDDAQYQNRLRSFDFDMIIDQWGESLSPGNEQREFWGSQAADMPGARNTIGIKNSAVDALIEKVIYAKNRGELVAATRALDRVLLWNFYLVPQFTYGFSRYARWDRFSHADPLPKYGRSGLPTLWWYDAEKAARNGKRS; encoded by the coding sequence TTGGCCATTACCCGACGCGACCTTTTGCTCACCAGCGCCGCGGCCGCGGCGCTTCCCGCTCTCGGTTCCGTCGCGGGTGTTCCCGTCGTCGCTGCGGCCGAAGCGCAGTCGGCCGGTGAACTGCCCTGGCGCCACGCGCTGTCGCTGTTCGGCGACATCAAGTACCCGGCCGATTTCAAACGCTTCGACTATGTCAATCCCGATGCGCCGAAGGGCGGCATCGCCCGCCTGATCTCGCTCGGCACCTTCGATAATTTCAACATTGCGGTCGCCGGCATCAAAGGCTCGCTCGCGCCGGCTGCGGCATTGATCTATGAAACCCTGATGACCCGCGCCCAGGACGAGGTCGCCACCGAATATGGCGAGCTCGCCGAGGTCGCGCAGCATCCGGACGATTTTTCCTGGGTGACCTATCGCCTGCGTAAGGAAGCCCGCTGGCATGACGGCAAGCCGGTGACGCCGGAGGACGTGATCTTCTCGCTGGAGACGTTGAAGAAGCAGTCGCCCATGTACGCGTCCTACTATCGTCACGTCGTGAAAGCCGAGAAGAGCGGCGAGCGCGAGGTCAAGTTCACCTTCGACGCGCCGGGCAATCGCGAATTGCCGACCATCGTGGGCGAGCTGACCGTGCTGCCGAAGCACTGGTGGGAGGGCGCTGATGCACAGGGGCGCAAACGCGACATCAGCGCGACCACGCTGGAGCCGCCGCTCGGCTCGGGTCCCTACCGCATCAAGGAATTCGTCGCCGGACGTTCGATCAAGCTCGAACGCGTGAAGGATTATTGGGGCGCCAACGTCCCGAGCCAGATCGGCACCAACAATTTCGACGAGCTGCGCTTCGAGTTCTTCCGCGACAACCTCGTCGCGCTGGAGGCGTTCAAGGCCGACCAGGCCGACTGGATCGCGGAAAACTCCGCCAAGCAGTGGGCGACCGCCTACGACTTCCCGGCGGTGACCGAGAAGCGGGTGATCAAGGAAGAATTTCCGATCAACGATTCCGGCCGCATGCAGGCCTTCGTCTTCAACATCCGGCGCCCTCAATTCAAGGATGCCCGGCTGCGCCGCGCCTTCAATTACGCCTTCGATTTCGAGGAGATGAACAAGCAGCTCTTCTACGGCCAGTACTCGCGCATCAAGAGCTATTTCGAAGGGACGGAGCTCGCCTGCTCCGGCCTGCCGGAGGGCCCGGAGCTGCAGATCCTCGAGACCGTGAAGGACAAGGTGCCGCCGGAGGTCTTCACCACGGCCTATCAGAATCCCGTCGGCGGCAATCCGGAAGCCGTGCGCGCCAATCTGCGCGAGGCGGCGAAACTCCTGAAGGAGGCCGGCTTCGAGGTCCGCGACCACAAGCTGGTCGACGCCTCCGGCAAGCCGCTCTCGGTCGAGATCCTGGTGCAGGATCCCTCGTCCGAGCGCATCGCGCTGTTCTACAAGCCGTCGCTGGAGCGTATCGGCGTCGGCGCCTCGATCCGCGTCGTCGACGACGCGCAGTACCAGAACCGGCTGCGCAGCTTCGACTTCGACATGATCATCGACCAGTGGGGCGAGTCGCTTTCGCCGGGCAATGAGCAGCGCGAGTTCTGGGGCTCGCAGGCGGCCGACATGCCGGGCGCGCGCAACACCATCGGCATCAAGAATTCCGCAGTCGACGCCCTGATCGAGAAGGTGATCTACGCCAAGAACCGCGGCGAGCTGGTCGCCGCGACCCGCGCGCTCGATCGCGTGCTGCTGTGGAACTTCTACCTCGTGCCGCAATTCACCTACGGCTTCTCGCGCTACGCCCGCTGGGATCGCTTCAGTCATGCCGATCCGCTGCCGAAATACGGCCGGTCCGGCTTGCCGACGTTGTGGTGGTACGATGCCGAGAAGGCCGCCCGCAACGGAAAACGCTCTTGA